From a single Gammaproteobacteria bacterium genomic region:
- a CDS encoding MFS transporter gives MQTNQRRVTYSWAMYDWANSAFATTVMAGFFPLFFKQYWSQGVEVTHSTYYLGVSNSVASLIIVILAPILGAMADTGGLRKRMLASFACLGVLATGSLYLVEAGMWPFAILLYVIAVVGFSGANIFYDAMLVIVSPRDARHRVSALGFALGYLGGGLLFLVNVLMTLKPALFGLADAAEGVRWSFVTVAVWWAVFSVPLFVGVEEPVPPSGRRGVDLAGTFDALKQTASNLRQYRVAWLFLLAYWLYIDGVDTIVRMAVDYGLSIGLPSESLIIALLMVQFIGFPAALVFGRLGERYGPRRGIWIAIWVYVGVTVYAYYMDSAVEMYILAGVIGLVQGGIQALSRSMFSELIPAEKNAEFFGFYNVVGKAAAVFGPFLMGWVTLVSGNSRTGMLSILVLFFAGMIVFRKVGKAELDQDG, from the coding sequence ATGCAGACCAACCAACGTAGAGTCACCTATTCCTGGGCCATGTACGACTGGGCCAATTCGGCCTTTGCAACCACAGTCATGGCCGGATTCTTCCCTTTGTTTTTCAAACAATACTGGAGTCAGGGTGTTGAGGTGACTCACAGCACCTATTACCTGGGTGTCAGCAACTCTGTAGCCAGTCTGATCATCGTGATCCTCGCTCCCATACTGGGGGCAATGGCTGATACCGGCGGCTTACGTAAACGCATGCTGGCGTCTTTTGCCTGTCTGGGGGTCCTCGCAACAGGATCTTTGTACCTGGTGGAGGCGGGTATGTGGCCGTTTGCCATTCTGCTCTACGTGATCGCAGTGGTTGGTTTTTCGGGGGCGAATATCTTTTACGATGCTATGCTGGTGATCGTCTCTCCCCGAGATGCCCGTCATCGAGTCTCGGCTCTGGGATTTGCGCTCGGTTACCTTGGGGGTGGGTTGTTGTTCCTAGTGAATGTTCTGATGACGCTCAAACCGGCCTTGTTCGGTTTAGCCGATGCCGCAGAAGGTGTGCGCTGGTCTTTTGTCACCGTTGCAGTCTGGTGGGCAGTGTTTTCCGTCCCGCTTTTTGTCGGGGTTGAAGAACCAGTACCCCCGTCAGGTCGACGCGGTGTTGATCTGGCCGGTACGTTCGATGCGCTGAAGCAGACCGCTTCAAATCTACGTCAGTATCGGGTTGCCTGGCTGTTTTTGCTGGCCTACTGGCTGTATATCGACGGCGTTGACACCATCGTGCGCATGGCAGTCGATTACGGACTCTCCATCGGCTTGCCGTCGGAAAGTCTGATTATCGCCTTGCTCATGGTCCAATTTATCGGCTTTCCGGCTGCCCTGGTGTTTGGCCGACTGGGTGAACGCTACGGTCCCCGACGCGGAATCTGGATTGCAATCTGGGTCTATGTCGGTGTTACGGTCTATGCGTATTACATGGATTCAGCTGTAGAAATGTACATTCTTGCGGGAGTCATCGGTCTTGTTCAAGGCGGCATCCAGGCGCTGAGTCGGTCAATGTTCAGCGAACTCATCCCCGCGGAAAAAAATGCGGAATTCTTTGGTTTTTATAACGTTGTCGGCAAAGCTGCCGCCGTATTTGGACCGTTTCTGATGGGCTGGGTGACCCTTGTCAGTGGTAATTCGCGAACCGGCATGCTTTCAATCCTGGTGCTTTTCTTTGCTGGGATGATCGTCTTTCGCAAAGTCGGCAAAGCAGAGCTCGATCAAGACGGCTGA
- a CDS encoding aminotransferase class V-fold PLP-dependent enzyme, giving the protein MTSYHMSAEEFRANGHALIDWIARYMENVEQYPVMSTVEPGAIRKKLPGTAPEQPEAFKALLEDLDKVVMPGVTHWQSPNWFAYFPANSSPPAVLGELAAAGLAVQGMLWSTSPAATEIESAVLDWLVDLMALPQSWKMSGPGGGVIQMSASDSTHTALVVARERQDVPVDRLVVYASTQAHSSIQKGARVAGYKHVRLVDVDKNFALNPTALAQVIEKDVTSGLTPVCVVSTLGTTGTGAVDPIDAIGELARRYGMWHHVDAAWAGNAMICSEHRFHQGTLKNVDSYTFNPHKWLFTNFDCNVFWVADRRPLLDTLSILPPYLRNEASDSGQVVDYRDWHVPLGRRFRALKLWWVLRSYGTEGLRHHIREHIRMAKELTQWLEDDDRFRLVAPTDFALVSFSHVDGDTATQGIADAINVSGRAMITTSRINDQTFVRVSIGQTRTEQRHVDELWKMICDFA; this is encoded by the coding sequence ATGACCAGCTATCACATGTCAGCAGAAGAGTTTCGAGCCAATGGTCATGCGCTGATTGATTGGATCGCCCGCTACATGGAGAACGTCGAGCAGTACCCAGTGATGTCAACAGTCGAACCGGGCGCCATTCGAAAAAAGCTGCCGGGTACAGCACCGGAACAGCCCGAAGCCTTCAAAGCACTGCTGGAAGATCTGGACAAAGTCGTGATGCCGGGCGTGACACACTGGCAGTCGCCGAACTGGTTTGCTTATTTCCCCGCGAACTCTTCTCCGCCAGCAGTCCTTGGTGAACTGGCTGCAGCGGGCCTGGCTGTTCAGGGAATGCTTTGGTCGACCAGCCCAGCGGCCACAGAAATCGAGTCTGCTGTGCTGGACTGGCTGGTTGATCTCATGGCTTTACCCCAAAGCTGGAAGATGTCAGGCCCCGGCGGTGGCGTGATCCAAATGTCCGCTTCGGATTCGACACATACCGCACTGGTGGTAGCCCGAGAGCGCCAGGATGTGCCCGTCGACCGACTGGTGGTTTACGCCTCAACTCAGGCCCATTCATCAATCCAAAAGGGTGCCCGGGTGGCCGGGTATAAACATGTCAGGCTGGTTGATGTCGACAAGAATTTTGCCCTCAACCCAACCGCACTGGCGCAGGTGATAGAAAAAGATGTTACCTCGGGCTTAACGCCTGTTTGTGTAGTGTCTACCCTGGGAACAACGGGCACGGGCGCGGTCGATCCCATAGATGCGATTGGAGAGCTGGCCAGGCGTTACGGAATGTGGCACCACGTGGACGCAGCCTGGGCAGGTAATGCCATGATCTGTTCAGAACACCGTTTCCACCAGGGCACACTCAAGAACGTAGACAGTTACACCTTCAACCCCCATAAGTGGCTGTTTACGAATTTCGACTGCAACGTGTTCTGGGTCGCAGATCGCAGGCCCTTACTGGATACGTTGAGTATCCTGCCGCCCTATCTTCGAAATGAAGCATCTGATTCCGGGCAGGTTGTCGACTATCGTGACTGGCACGTGCCCCTGGGACGCCGGTTTCGAGCACTCAAACTGTGGTGGGTACTGCGCAGCTATGGCACAGAAGGACTCCGTCATCACATTCGCGAGCATATCCGTATGGCAAAAGAACTGACACAGTGGTTAGAGGATGATGATCGTTTCAGGCTGGTTGCACCAACAGATTTCGCACTGGTCAGTTTCAGCCATGTTGACGGTGACACAGCTACTCAAGGCATTGCTGACGCGATCAATGTTTCTGGCAGGGCGATGATCACGACTTCGCGCATCAATGATCAGACTTTCGTGCGTGTCTCGATCGGCCAGACACGAACCGAGCAGCGCCATGTCGATGAACTGTGGAAGATGATTTGTGACTTTGCCTGA
- a CDS encoding class I SAM-dependent methyltransferase: MLMGKDEHKIDPRLARNYADLATDDQRVVYRQWADSYDEELIEEFGYIAPQEAVNAFVRRVPDRKAPVLDMGCGTGLAGKLLDQAGYEHIDGIDLSPEMLEKAAALNVYRHLWEGDLTAVIDVQPIYQAVICVGVFSHKPDQPFLIPKLLDWLLPGGLVIATVNGKGWRDIGWVELLEESQRQHDFNLESVDDIGYLVKQGIDGKLLTIRP; the protein is encoded by the coding sequence ATGCTGATGGGGAAAGACGAGCACAAGATCGACCCCCGACTTGCCCGAAATTATGCCGATCTGGCTACGGACGATCAGCGAGTCGTCTACCGGCAGTGGGCAGATTCATACGATGAGGAACTGATCGAAGAATTCGGCTACATCGCACCTCAGGAGGCGGTCAACGCCTTCGTCCGCAGGGTCCCTGACCGCAAAGCGCCTGTTCTGGATATGGGTTGTGGTACCGGACTGGCAGGGAAACTGCTCGACCAGGCGGGCTATGAACACATCGACGGTATTGACCTGTCACCGGAGATGCTCGAAAAAGCGGCCGCACTAAACGTTTACCGTCACCTTTGGGAAGGTGATCTCACCGCTGTCATTGATGTACAGCCGATATACCAGGCAGTGATCTGCGTGGGCGTTTTCTCTCACAAACCAGATCAACCGTTTCTGATACCCAAATTGTTGGATTGGCTTCTGCCTGGCGGTCTTGTAATCGCCACAGTTAATGGTAAAGGGTGGCGGGATATCGGCTGGGTCGAGTTATTAGAAGAAAGTCAGCGTCAACACGACTTCAATCTTGAGTCCGTTGACGATATTGGTTATCTCGTAAAACAGGGCATAGATGGAAAACTGCTGACGATCAGACCCTGA